In Plasmodium reichenowi strain SY57 chromosome 1, whole genome shotgun sequence, the following are encoded in one genomic region:
- a CDS encoding DNA binding protein, putative: MLKGIKHILNTSHIVSLDFSFGSRFYKSYFSCRRTYENNTYEQLKALKFPGLVIYVNKDNIEKYEENILKYFNTNVIGLDTEFIIDINEKENNNENRSISSYIKNGKDNNYINSQLINIFKKKKKNYAYNLCNNENNKILCLIQLCSSDLCFVFNIHKLNGHIPISVKNILENEEIIKVAHDIKNEKDMFLSNNIQIKNVFDLYNYAIDNIIYPPSLQSLVKIYLNKFLDKKFRLSNWLNYSLLQEQILYAAVDAYASRQIYFHLDENKKKCQSYILNYIIKENQIKSCHQNFNKYTYKKNDLNNENNIKIEEKNIQIEEKNIKIEENNIQNIEFINNTIHNQKKKNIYINNQHQNEYDSNIKQLQSLPTHSNQNKKNYEFVEKCKLQLINILKKEIHNKCTNMTNISFVQEMTFSNNTYKNILSLKHNQNNYNFIKFSSVNYDEEINSCYQILTYLDHRVCT, translated from the coding sequence atgCTGAAAGGAATTAAGCATATTTTAAACACATCACATATAGTTTCATTAGATTTTTCTTTTGGCTCACGTTTTTataaatcatatttttcttgTCGTAGaacatatgaaaataatacatatgaaCAATTGAAGGCTCTAAAATTTCCAGGGCttgttatatatgttaataaagataatatagaaaaatatgaagaGAACATTTTGAAGTATTTCAATACAAATGTTATTGGATTGGACACGGAATTTATTAttgatataaatgaaaaagagAATAATAATGAGAACAGATCAATAAGTtcttatattaaaaatggaaaggataataattatataaattcacaattaataaatatatttaaaaaaaaaaaaaaaaattatgcatataacttatgtaataatgaaaataataaaattttatgtTTAATTCAATTATGTTCTTCTGATTTATGTTTTGTAtttaatattcataaattAAATGGACATATTCCTATAAgtgtaaaaaatattctaGAGAACgaagaaattataaaagtTGCTCatgatattaaaaatgaaaaagatatgtttctatctaataatatacaaataaaaaatgtttttgatttatataattatgccattgataatattatatatccTCCTTCATTACAATCTTTagttaaaatatatcttaaCAAATTCTtagataaaaaatttagaTTATCCAATTGGTTAAATTATTCCTTATTACAAGAACAAATACTTTATGCAGCAGTTGATGCGTATGCATCTAgacaaatatattttcatttggatgaaaacaaaaaaaagtgTCAATCTTATATTCTtaattatatcataaaaGAAAACCAAATAAAATCATGTCATCAAAactttaataaatatacatataaaaaaaatgacctcaataatgaaaataacataaaaatagaagaaaaaaacatacaaatagaagaaaaaaacataaaaatagaagaaaataacATACAAAATATCGAATTTATCAATAATACTATACACAatcagaaaaaaaaaaatatatatataaacaatcAACATCAAAATGAATATGATTCAAATATTAAACAATTACAATCTTTACCTACACATAGTAATCAAaacaagaaaaattatgaatTTGTAGAAAAATGCAAACTTCAattaataaacatattaaaaaaggaaattcATAACAAGTGTACTAATATGACTAATATCTCATTTGTTCAAGAAATGACTTTCTCAAATAAtacttataaaaatattctgTCCTTAAAAcataatcaaaataattataatttcatAAAGTTCTCTTCTGTCAATTATGATGAGGAAATAAATTCATGCTACCAAATTTTAACATACCTTGATCACAGGGTCTgcacataa
- a CDS encoding hypothetical protein (conserved Plasmodium protein, unknown function), with protein sequence MATNSNNNNNLQNINLSIHKIFNCRHSVPSRFIEDEKENIRKRRCTVAHMYEKNVNSKNNNYDYLTYNFNNSIRKRRKYSPTIQTQLYKKYSPLKSRIGLRNSVDESIKKSACIRSIVNNTIKNKTRDSSYIRNENKSCYIGDKNNKIIYEGSKYNEKNNYIDENMNDRKMYINKNLHDTYIMSNTTQSDNFFRSKNFNRINSLITNRETAPIYMNSESTLSSFNFEPNVEQKHSKLTLDMKSTIYIPSDMSLFNKNKYSFISNMSLEDIKKMNNEYTSKNNYNVEITNKIKEHLPLKRRHSTHVSSEYDKYNNSESFLMNKRLKDDQNISKNNVRRYSDTLELNMLNNNMGPNEKSNEYISKMNKDHYLLNPNNHNKYNNNNNCLNNMKNSSVLYEYNKKNLSHMKQNDNHLNKSVASHYEENNHPLFHTCFFKNAEDFENNDIKRKEKVESKEEDEFVMKKDAEYVFSQKFFQDIYSNIKSKGELNFIDELLQLDEENYISKSKLNKIVENAKNKEMKYHYIDRMFLYRHAKNVIDDADYENYKNKCRSEYKYLDVPFPNLCDIMNLKRISNDDEIDDTDEFYDAEVALLEEYYSRCNRQKQGKGNNIFLDNKKHKKNLEKQKDKKGKEKIKKNQQELNDDHNNKIILKNNKLNFNKNDITEDLSLLEKRDKLMHFMNKMKRQKDSFYESIIDAPDFSKLLEPVFSLNESFLLSHQLFNVQYAAQLGPVVYLTKTEDENYIYRAIEVSRLFEEKVKSILDNQKNHSGMKNKTDSYDCFTNEKNPFLHELDVKYYLRIPMSTGWNHFGYLKNQNNVLFFRRPKNN encoded by the exons atGGCTAcaaatagtaataataataacaatttacagaatataaatttaagcatacacaaaatatttaattgtCGTCATAGTGTTCCTAGTAGATTTATTGaagatgaaaaagaaaatataaggAAACGTAGATGCACAGTGGCTCATATGTATGAGAAGAATGTAAATTcaaagaataataattatgattatttaacttataattttaataattcgATAAGAAagagaagaaaatattCTCCTACTATTCAAAcacaattatataaaaaatattctcCTTTAAAAAGTAGAATAGGATTAAGAAATAGTGTAGATGAGagtattaaaaaaagtgCATGTATAAGATCTATTGTTAATAATACGATAAAGAATAAAACTAGAGATAGTAGTTATATTCgaaatgaaaataaaagttGTTATATTggtgataaaaataataaaataatatatgaaggctctaaatataatgaaaaaaataattatatagatgaaaatatgaatgatagaaaaatgtatataaataaaaatttacatgatacatatattatgaGTAATACTACACAAAGCgataatttttttagaagtaaaaattttaatagAATAAATAGTTTAATAACGAATAGAGAAACAGCacctatatatatgaattcTGAATCTACACTTTCCAGTTTCAATTTTGAACCCAATGTAGAACAAAAACATTCTAAATTAACATTAGATATGAAAAGTACAATTTATATACCATCCGATATgtctttatttaataagaataaatattcttttatttcaAATATGTCTCtagaagatataaaaaaaatgaataatgaatatacatctaaaaataattacaatGTAGAAATTACcaataaaataaaggaaCATTTACCTTTAAAAAGAAGACACAGTACACATGTTAGCAGtgaatatgataaatataataattctgAATCATTTCTTATGAATAAGAGATTAAAAGACGatcaaaatatatctaaaaataatgttCGTAGGTATAGTGATACATTAGAattaaatatgttaaataataatatgggACCTAATGAAAAGAgtaatgaatatatttctaaaatgaataaagatcattatttattaaatcccaacaatcataataaatataataataacaacaattgtttgaataatatgaagaaCTCTTCGgttttatatgaatataacaaaaaaaatcttTCACATATGaaacaaaatgataatCATCTCAATAAATCGGTGGCTTCACATTATGAAGAAAACAATCACCCTTTATTTCATACctgtttttttaaaaatgcGGAAGATTTTGAGAACAACGATATTAAAAGGAAAG aaaaaGTCGAATCCAAGGAAGAAGACGAATTTGTCATGAAAAAGGACGCGGAATATGTGTTTAGTCAAAAGTTTTTTCAAGATATTTATTCTAATATTAAGAGCAAAGGGgaattaaattttatagaCGAGTTACTACAACTAGATGAAGAGAATTATATTAGTAAAAGTAAGTTGAATAAAATTGTTGAGAATGCAAAGAATAAAGAAATGAAGTATCATTATATTGATAGGATGTTTTTATATCGACATGCAAAAAATGTTATAGATGATGCTGATTATgaaaattacaaaaataaatgtagaagtgaatataaatatttggATGTACCATTTCCGAATTTGTGTGATATTATGAATCTTAAACGTATTAGTAACGATGACGAAATTGATGACACAGACGAATTTTATGATGCTGAAGTTGCATTATTAGAAGAATATTATTCTAGATGTAATAGACAAAAACAAGGTAAaggtaataatattttcttagataacaaaaaacacaaaaaaaatctAGAAAAGcaaaaagataaaaaaggaaaggaaaaaataaaaaaaaatcaacaagaattaaatgatgatcataataataaaattattttaaaaaataataagctaaattttaataaaaatgatataacAGAAgatttatctttattagAGAAAAGAGATAAATTAATGCattttatgaataaaatgaaaagacAAAAAGATTCCTTTTATGAATCTATTATAGATGCTCCAGACTTTTCTAAATTACTAGAACCTGTTTTCTCATTAAACGAAAGCTTCTTATTATCACATCAATTATTTAATGTACAATATGCAGCACAATTAGGACCGGTTGTATATCTTACAAAGACGGAGgatgaaaattatatatatagagCTATTGAGGTAAGTAGACTCTTTGAAGAAAAAGTTAAATCTATTCTTGATAATCAAAAAAATCATTCTGgtatgaaaaataaaactgATTCATATGATTGTTTtacaaatgaaaaaaatcCATTCTTACATGAACTAGATGTCAAATATTATCTTCGTATCCCCATGAGTACTGGATGGAATCATTTCGgttatttaaaaaatcaaaataatgtCCTATTTTTTAGACGAcctaaaaataattaa
- a CDS encoding hypothetical protein (conserved Plasmodium protein, unknown function), translating into MRSKYYKEEENKGFIKTHYFRKIDTEKIDKKLISLENNFNGDDVYLDIVIHDKERNNFDFFLMRITESSSVNNSLDAWNHIDITNIYNYILYDNKYCSDIINEKKGYLILKLKYTNENNIITSYFKVHCRNTKWENDKKVWHIPLFYIFEMSKLTLFLGGTVSDTVLYYLCKLFHHFSSIKNVNSNAKMNELSKDQLIKTDEICDTTHKEKKNNDDDNTENYHNNNNNNNNQNNNNNNNNNIAVQVNCRKQDKFYPSNNDVIRNSSPKVVFGNKNDNNYKNVLHYDKNIPHGDNTMKDEVNILNHHVPVNHLHTQQKQGEDSCIENNKINNLQKNKNEEINVIEKDLTLKDNCDVLYKEKKIRNDDDRNYNTDEDTHYDNNDDTYYDDDNDDSCDNKNDDCVNKNDDCVNKSDDCVNKSADCVNKSADCVNKSDDCVNKSDDYVNKGDDCVNKSDDCVNKNDHCVNKNDHCDDKNNICDNKNDHCDNINDGYTNQENNASKDSNKNTTNEITFNLDIFIKENKLNFIEYIKNVRMFRIEHIIINNIVKGDTMYIKLIPYNEDIVTKIKQTNFIQWNRTENILLIKKSNFKNFYINIIKGFNFKLCSYYDYFKLFRQKIMENDCKSLKGNFSVTTNITLNTEYLSTKFNKRKMDFHNKEEEITDKGNVRKHSKKKKKNINGLGYESTDSCNSDELSNNVDSSYYEGRELVNKIKLVGAANNYYKEVIYNKLHKIKHLRPPNYTYDPKGLITKNGAGTKGIEIFDMPSDINEWNKISFCIVPNEKKDIDLYDPKILCSLVSDVYLLKEKALDIILKNYKKWPEYTDVFWNTVCSENEFIVCNKNFNTRQKLAHDRLFNKQYFYIFNMESIKHSNYYNPLFLCKVLITLGEGILVQHPYDAEYIIITNSNDFNAIQFYNYLHEKKKKKKKLPLFVTPKFIYDCILNYSISYPSKNKNHFAFSS; encoded by the coding sequence ATGCGATCAAAATATTACAaggaagaagaaaataagGGTTTTATAAAAACGCATTATTTTCGTAAAATCGATACCGAAAAGATCGACAAGAAATTAATAAGCCTTGagaataattttaatgGTGATGATGTATATTTAGACATTGTAATACATGATAAGGAACgaaataattttgattttttcCTTATGAGAATAACAGAAAGTTCGAGTGTTAATAATAGTTTAGATGCATGGAATCATATCGATATaactaatatatataattatatattatacgataataaatattgtagtgatataataaatgaaaagaaaggatatttaatattgaaattaaaatatacgaatgaaaataatattattacttcTTATTTTAAAGTTCATTGTAGAAATACAAAATGGGAAAATGATAAGAAAGTATGGCATATAcctttattttatatatttgaaatgTCTAAACTTACCTTGTTTTTAGGTGGTACAGTTAGTGATACTGtactttattatttatgtaaattatttcatcatttttctagtattaaaaatgtaaatagCAATGCTAAAATGAATGAATTATCTAAGGATCAGCTTATAAAAACGGATGAAATATGTGACACTACCCataaggaaaaaaagaacaacgatgatgataatacaGAAAATTATcacaacaataataataataataataatcaaaacaacaacaacaataataataataatattgcTGTTCAGGTTAATTGCAGAAAACAAGATAAATTTTATCCTAGTAATAATGATGTAATAAGAAATTCAAGTCCAAAAGTTGTTTTcggaaataaaaatgataataattataaaaatgtacttcattatgataaaaatataccGCATGGTGATAATACTATGAAAGATGAAGTGAACATCCTAAATCATCATGTACCTGTAAACCATTTGCATACACAACAAAAACAAGGTGAAGATAGTTGTATAGAGAATAACAAGATAAATAATTTAcagaaaaacaaaaatgaagaaataaatgTTATAGAAAAGGATTTAACCTTAAAGGATAACTGTGATGTATTATACaaggagaaaaaaataagaaatgATGATGACAGGAATTACAACACCGATGAGGACACAcattatgataataatgatgatacttactatgatgatgataatgatgatagttgtgataataaaaatgatgattgtgttaataaaaatgatgattGTGTTAATAAAAGTGACGATTGTGTTAATAAAAGTGCCGATTGTGTTAATAAAAGTGCCGATTGTGTTAATAAAAGTGACGATTGTGTTAATAAAAGTGACGATTATGTTAATAAAGGTGACGATTGTGTTAATAAAAGTGACGATTgtgttaataaaaatgatcattgtgttaataaaaatgatcattgtgatgataaaaataatatatgtgataataaaaatgatcattgtgataatataaatgatggTTATACTAACCAAGAGAATAATGCTTCGAAAGACAGTAATAAGAATACAACAAATGAAATAACTTTCAACTTggatatttttataaaggaaaataaattaaattttatagaatatattaagaatGTAAGAATGTTCAGGATTGAACAcatcattataaataatattgtaaAAGGTGATACCATGTATATAAAGTTAATACCGTATAATGAAGATATCGTCACAAAAATAAAGCAAACAAATTTTATACAGTGGAATAGAACGgagaatatattattaataaaaaaaagtaattttaaaaatttttatataaatataataaaaggtTTTAATTTTAAGTTATGTTcttattatgattattttaaattatttagacaaaaaattatggaAAATGATTGTAAATCGTTAAAAGGAAATTTTAGTGTCACAACAAATATAACATTAAATACAGAATATTTAAGTACgaaatttaataaaagaaaaatggattttcataataaagaagaagaaataaCTGATAAAGGAAATGTTCGAAAACattccaaaaaaaaaaaaaaaaatataaatggGCTTGGTTATGAGAGTACAGATTCATGTAATTCAGATGAATTATCGAATAATGTGGATTCAAGTTATTATGAAGGTAGAGAATTagtaaataaaataaaattagtTGGTGCTgcaaataattattataaagaagttatatataataaattacataaaataaaacatttacGTCCACCtaattatacatatgaCCCTAAAGGATTAATTACGAAAAATGGAGCAGGTACCAAAGGTATTGAAATTTTTGATATGCCTAGTGATATTAATGAATGGAATAAAATAAGTTTTTGTATTGTACCTAATGAGAAAAAGGATATAGATTTATATGATCCAAAAATTTTATGTAGTTTAGTTAGTGATGTTTATTTACTTAAAGAAAAAGCATtagatataatattaaaaaattataaaaaatggCCTGAATATACTGATGTGTTTTGGAATACGGTATGCTCCGAAAATGAATTTATTGTATGTAATAAAAACTTTAATACAAGACAAAAATTAGCTCATGATagattatttaataaacaatacttttatatttttaatatggAAAGTATTAAACattcaaattattataatccATTATTTCTATGTAAAGTTTTAATTACCTTAGGTGAAGGAATCCTTGTTCAACATCCATATGATGCAGAGTATATCATTATCACAAATTCTAATGATTTTAATGCTATACAATTCTATAATTATCTtcatgaaaaaaaaaaaaaaaaaaaaaaattaccCTTATTTGTAACTCCAAagtttatatatgattGTATTTTAAACTATTCTATTTCTTATCcttcaaaaaataaaaaccACTTTGCCTTCTCCTcctaa
- a CDS encoding vacuolar ATP synthase subunit c, putative has product MSEIPMCLFIACSTRDNTSREYIYTILKNRLLGSHICIDTNILDVPTNIKFCSFDDLLKCADDLQKYDSYAYGCLKKIEKIAKEYDENIELKIIYQRQHINIDQYIRRFTWDDAKYPRSRSLTDTIDVMINNITKLSDEIQIKSSMLNDLKEKKKKEVPKNDSNNFFLRNLNEILTPQTVSETDFIETEYLTTLIAYVPKNSIDDWLNNYEKFSSYVVPRSTEQFKDLIDKDGNTLWKVFVFKKFAEDFKKEAKVKKFIVKSFKYDEKQYNDMMESRTKVEAEIIRQETFLRRMCLAAFSDIFIAFIHINILRVFCESVLRFGVPPNFASFSIRINGESKEKKVRKKLYDIFSSTDSIGKNYIKRSDENDEEIYPYVSVSFKI; this is encoded by the coding sequence GTGTTTGTTCATAGCTTGTTCAACAAGAGATAATACAAGCCgtgaatatatttatactatATTGAAGAATCGTCTTTTAGGTAGTCATATATGTATAGATACGAATATATTGGATGTACCTactaatataaaattttgttcatttgATGATTTATTAAAGTGTGCTGATgatttacaaaaatatgataGTTACGCATATGGGtgtttaaaaaagatagaaaaaatagcaaaagaatatgatgaaaatattgaattgaaaataatatatcaacgtcaacatataaatatagatcaatatataagaaGATTTACTTGGGATGATGCGAAATATCCAAGGAGTAGATCTTTAACGGATACTATTGATGttatgataaataatattacaaaattaTCTGATGAAATTCAAATAAAGTCAAGTATGTTAAATgatttaaaagaaaagaaaaaaaaagaagtaCCAAAAAATGATTcaaataatttctttttaagaaatttaaatgaaatattaacaCCACAAACTGTTAGTGAAACAGATTTTATAGAAACAGAATACCTAACAACACTTATAGCATATGTACCTAAAAATTCTATAGACGATTGgttaaataattatgaaaaattttcatcataTGTTGTACCTAGATCTACAGAACAATTTAAAGATTTAATAGATAAAGATGGAAATACATTATGGAAagtttttgtttttaaaaaatttgcAGAAGATTTTAAGAAAGAAGCAAAagttaaaaaatttattgtaaaatcatttaaatatgatgaaaaacaatataatgatatgaTGGAATCGAGAACAAAAGTAGAAGCAGAAATCATACGACAAGAAACTTTTCTAAGACGCATGTGCTTAGCCGCTTTTTcagatatatttattgcattcattcatattaatatacTTCGAGTCTTTTGTGAATCTGTATTACGATTTGGTGTTCCACCTAATTTTGCTTCATTTAGTATAAGAATTAATGGAGAAagtaaagaaaaaaaggttagaaaaaaattatacgacattttttcttcaacTGATTCTATAGgaaagaattatataaaaagatctgatgaaaatgatgaagaaatatatCCCTACGTTTCGGTGTcctttaaaatataa